TGCCGGGCTGCGACGGCACCGTCGCCAGCCGCACGGCGTTCTCCGCGCTTCCCGTACCGGGGCCGCTCTGCCGGGCACGCCGGGAGTCCTCCGGCTCCAGGGGTATCGGCGAACCGCGCAGCGGCTCGTCCGCGGTACGCGGCAGGGTGAGGCGGAACTGCGAGCCACCACCCGGCTCGCCCCAGGCCTGGAGCCAGCCGCCGTGCAGCCGTGCGTCCTCGACGGCGATGGACAGGCCGAGACCCGTACCGCCGGTGGTCCGCGCCCGGGCCGGGTCGGCCCGCCAGAAGCGGTTGAACACACGGGTCGCCTCGCCCGGCTTCAGGCCCACCCCGTAGTCCCGTACAGCCACGGAGACCGCTCCACCCGCGGCTGCCAGCCGCACGACCACATCGCGGCCCTCGCCATGCTCCACGGCGTTGACGACCAGATTGCGCAGGACGCGCTCGATGCGCCGGGAGTCGATCTCCGCGACCACGGGCTGCTCGTCGCCGACGACGCGGATACGGGTGCCCTTGCGCTCGGCCAGCGGCTCGGCGCCGCCGATGACCCGGCGCACCACCTCGCGGAGGTCTATCGGCTCGGCCTCCAGAGCCGCGGCGCCCGCGTCGAAACGGCTGATCTCCAGCAGGTCCGAGAGCAGCGACTCGAAGCGGTCCAGCTGGTCCCCCAGCAGCTCCGCCGACCGGGCCGTCACCGGGTCGAAGTCGCTCCGGGCCTCGTGGATGACGTCCGCCGCCATCCGCACGGTGGTCAGCGGGGTGCGCAGCTCGTGCGAAACGTCGGAGACGAACCGGCGCTGCATCCGGGACAGGTCCTCCAGCTGCTGGATCTTGTGCTGGAGGCTCTGCGCCATCTTGTTGAAGGCCTCGCCGAGCCTGGCGATGTCGTCCTCGCCCGAGACCTTCATCCGCTCTTGCAGACGCCCTGCGGAGAGCCGCTCGGCGATCCCCGCGGCCATCCGCACGGGCGTCACGACCTGGCGCACCACCAGCCACGCGATCGCGCCGAGCAGTACCACCACGAACAGTCCCGCCGTCGCGAGCGTCCCCTTGACGAGACTGAGCGACTCGTCCTCCTGGGTCAGCGGGAAGAGGTAGTACAGCTCGTAGGCGTTGCCGGCGACGTCGTTGAGGCGCTTGCCGACGACCAGACCGGCCTCCGGCGCCCGCTGGGACGAGTAGGCGATGTTGATGTACGTCTGGAACGTGCCCGTGCCCTGCGCGACGGAGTCCCGCAGGTCCTGCGGGATGCTGGTGACGTCGACGTTGCCGGACGCGCGGGGCCCGCGGTTGGTGCCCGCGGCGCCTGAGTCGGGGCTGAGCGCCACCACGTGGTAGGCGCCCTGGCCGCCGCTGGCCAGCTGCTTCACCAACTCGGACCGCCAGTTCACCGCGGCCCGGCCGGGCATGCCGTCGGTGGCGTCGCCTTCGGAACCGCCGAGCGCCACCGGGCCGC
This DNA window, taken from Streptomyces sp. SCSIO 30461, encodes the following:
- the mtrB gene encoding MtrAB system histidine kinase MtrB, with the protein product MTVGSTAPKPGGPGVRTGRAAEPGRGPSRVGRVFQDGAPGGPVLRLAMRWIRRPLLPAVRLWRRNIQLRVVASTLLMSIGVVLLLGLVVIGQVRNGLLDAKELAAQSQAAGGFTAAQDKASGPVALGGSEGDATDGMPGRAAVNWRSELVKQLASGGQGAYHVVALSPDSGAAGTNRGPRASGNVDVTSIPQDLRDSVAQGTGTFQTYINIAYSSQRAPEAGLVVGKRLNDVAGNAYELYYLFPLTQEDESLSLVKGTLATAGLFVVVLLGAIAWLVVRQVVTPVRMAAGIAERLSAGRLQERMKVSGEDDIARLGEAFNKMAQSLQHKIQQLEDLSRMQRRFVSDVSHELRTPLTTVRMAADVIHEARSDFDPVTARSAELLGDQLDRFESLLSDLLEISRFDAGAAALEAEPIDLREVVRRVIGGAEPLAERKGTRIRVVGDEQPVVAEIDSRRIERVLRNLVVNAVEHGEGRDVVVRLAAAGGAVSVAVRDYGVGLKPGEATRVFNRFWRADPARARTTGGTGLGLSIAVEDARLHGGWLQAWGEPGGGSQFRLTLPRTADEPLRGSPIPLEPEDSRRARQSGPGTGSAENAVRLATVPSQPGTGRSPISMAARAPLTPPRAPLPTPVDPAALPGSGARVVARQPGRTGRSGQAGTPGRTSDGDGAARIPEGEDSTRGR